In a single window of the Cuculus canorus isolate bCucCan1 chromosome 25, bCucCan1.pri, whole genome shotgun sequence genome:
- the LOC104064917 gene encoding LOW QUALITY PROTEIN: alpha-2-macroglobulin-like (The sequence of the model RefSeq protein was modified relative to this genomic sequence to represent the inferred CDS: substituted 1 base at 1 genomic stop codon) — MAFPLGAVMDGLWSTWQSESHTRVVRWLSRQQSPYGGFASVQDTVVALQVPAKYAALTYSSQRDFTVMPSGYLTDKSSMVELXRQKLVKKVEVQPDQVTIYLDQLTKEEETFTFTTTQHFPVRNLQLAAVMLYDYYEMGDHMDTAYSAPCSSGSHT; from the exons ATGGCTTTTCCATTGGGTGCAGTGATGGATGGCTTGTGGAGCACGTGGCAGAGTGAGAGTCACACCAGG gttgtccgCTGGCTCAGCAGGCAGCAAAGCCCCTATGGAGGCTTTGCCTCTGTACAG GACACTGTGGTGGCCCTGCAAGTCCCGGCCAAGTATGCTGCTCTGACATACAGCAGCCAAAGGGACTTCACTGTGATG CCATCTGGCTACCTCACAGACAAGAGCTCCATGGTGGAA TTGTAAAGGCAAAAGCTGGTGAAGAAGGTGGAGGTGCAGCCTGATCAGGTGACGATTTACCTTGACCAG CTGacaaaggaggaggagaccTTCACTTTCACCACCACCCAGCACTTCCCAGTGAGGAACCTTCAGTTGGCCGCTGTGATGCTGTATGACTACTATGAGATGG GTGACCACATGGACACTGCCTACAGTGCACCGTGCAGCTCAG GGTCCCACACCTAG